One Mycolicibacterium fortuitum subsp. fortuitum genomic window carries:
- a CDS encoding nitric oxide reductase activation protein NorD produces MLASALAGRPVAVAAADSGAPPWTDGQTVFVDPAGPARSQLESVAVQASLIAAGSLAPDVIGALVRHRRLARRYLAVEAHRALLENDALLPITLGALADRSIGGRSDSPAASLLIARGKDVLPDPPTAFGEVNAKKVQAACASAVGQEDQQSVGHVPRKPGARELQELDEDDVDDSDDPDLFSSPVGGGGAIGKWLKKLLASARKTGGNGGGPPGADSPTHRTNSAKRGLRAVSSLATAPSEEIVDIKTEGVRYPEWNAERQAYRLDWCTVREADPQIKAYATQQIEDAISIRRPLARLGMGLHRRHRQPQGDDIDIDAALEARVEVRAGSVPDEAVYLDSLRRRRDLSVLLLLDVSGSAAEPGTVGRTVHQQQRTAVAHLMVALHDLGDRVSLYAYYSQGRSAVTMVPVKRFDDHLDAQVIRRLNSLEPGAYSRLGAAIRHGSAVLEERGGTSRRLLVVLSDGLAYDHGYEKAYGAADARRALIEARRRGTGAVCLTIGASTDVESLRRVFGSTAHVTISSPDQLAGVIGPMFRSAIRSGEVRRRVS; encoded by the coding sequence ATGCTGGCCTCCGCACTCGCGGGTCGCCCGGTCGCGGTCGCGGCGGCCGACTCCGGCGCCCCACCGTGGACCGACGGCCAGACCGTGTTCGTGGACCCCGCGGGTCCCGCGCGCTCGCAGCTGGAATCGGTAGCCGTGCAGGCGTCGCTCATCGCAGCCGGCAGTCTGGCTCCGGACGTGATCGGAGCATTGGTCCGTCACCGGCGGCTGGCCCGGCGTTACCTGGCCGTCGAGGCGCACCGGGCACTCTTGGAGAACGACGCACTCCTGCCGATCACACTGGGCGCGTTGGCAGATCGAAGCATCGGTGGGCGCAGCGATTCGCCCGCGGCCTCGCTGCTGATCGCACGGGGAAAGGACGTATTGCCTGATCCGCCGACGGCCTTTGGCGAGGTCAACGCCAAGAAGGTGCAGGCGGCATGCGCTTCCGCCGTCGGGCAGGAGGATCAACAGTCTGTCGGACACGTGCCGCGCAAACCGGGCGCCCGGGAACTCCAGGAACTCGACGAGGACGATGTTGATGATTCCGATGACCCCGATCTGTTCTCCAGCCCGGTCGGCGGCGGCGGGGCAATCGGTAAGTGGCTCAAGAAACTGCTGGCCTCGGCGCGCAAGACGGGCGGCAACGGTGGGGGGCCGCCCGGTGCCGATTCGCCGACGCACCGGACCAACTCAGCGAAACGCGGGCTACGGGCGGTCTCGTCGCTGGCCACCGCACCGTCGGAGGAGATCGTCGACATCAAGACCGAGGGGGTGAGGTACCCGGAGTGGAACGCCGAACGCCAGGCCTATCGCCTCGATTGGTGCACTGTCCGCGAGGCTGACCCGCAGATCAAGGCATACGCCACCCAGCAGATCGAAGACGCGATCAGCATCCGGCGGCCACTGGCGCGCCTCGGCATGGGGCTGCATCGACGGCACCGCCAGCCCCAGGGCGACGACATCGACATCGACGCCGCTCTCGAGGCACGCGTCGAAGTTCGGGCCGGGTCGGTGCCCGACGAGGCCGTGTATCTCGACAGTCTGCGACGACGACGCGATCTGTCGGTGCTGCTGCTGTTGGACGTCTCCGGCTCGGCTGCGGAGCCGGGCACCGTCGGCCGCACGGTGCACCAGCAGCAGCGCACGGCGGTGGCCCATCTGATGGTCGCGCTACACGACCTGGGCGACCGGGTGTCGTTGTACGCCTACTACTCCCAGGGGCGGTCGGCTGTGACCATGGTCCCGGTCAAGCGGTTCGACGACCATTTGGATGCGCAGGTGATCCGACGACTCAACAGCCTCGAACCCGGGGCCTATTCGCGCCTCGGCGCGGCGATCCGGCACGGCTCGGCAGTGTTGGAGGAGCGCGGGGGCACCTCGCGGCGGCTGCTGGTGGTGCTGTCGGACGGGCTGGCCTATGACCATGGTTACGAGAAGGCCTACGGCGCCGCCGATGCCAGACGCGCCTTGATCGAGGCTCGGCGCCGGGGGACCGGTGCCGTGTGTCTGACCATCGGTGC
- a CDS encoding SDR family NAD(P)-dependent oxidoreductase → MIDFNGRVAVVTGAGRGLGREYALALARRGAAVVVNDLGGSMSGRGSDIAVADQVVAEISAAGGTAVASYDSVDSPEGGEAIVHAALDRFGRLDAVISNAGIFNSIPFDELSAEDWRRMLRVHLDGGFYLSQPAYRAMKSQGYGRFVFIASSAGMFGQHLEAHYAAAKAGLVGLSNVIALEGAPHGILANTVLPFGMSRMVTETLGDPKALEDNGFFRAIRPELVAPLVVYLASNSCEFSHQNFSACAGRFARVFVGLGEGWMAPSDSNPTADDVAAHLSEVTATEPFTVPGSIYDEVFGVTERLGVNA, encoded by the coding sequence TTGATTGACTTCAACGGCCGGGTCGCAGTGGTGACCGGGGCCGGCCGTGGTCTCGGTCGGGAGTACGCGCTCGCGTTGGCAAGGCGCGGCGCCGCAGTCGTCGTCAACGATCTCGGCGGTTCCATGTCGGGCCGGGGCTCGGACATCGCGGTGGCCGATCAGGTTGTCGCGGAGATCTCCGCGGCAGGCGGCACCGCAGTGGCCTCCTACGATTCGGTCGACAGTCCTGAAGGCGGTGAGGCGATCGTGCACGCCGCCCTCGACCGGTTCGGCCGACTCGACGCCGTGATCAGCAACGCAGGCATCTTCAACAGCATCCCGTTCGACGAACTGTCCGCCGAGGATTGGCGGCGCATGCTGCGCGTGCACCTCGACGGCGGCTTCTACCTCTCCCAACCTGCGTACCGCGCGATGAAGAGCCAGGGCTATGGCCGGTTCGTCTTCATCGCCTCGTCGGCGGGAATGTTCGGGCAGCACCTCGAAGCCCATTACGCCGCAGCCAAGGCCGGCCTGGTCGGGTTGAGCAACGTGATCGCGCTCGAGGGTGCACCGCACGGAATCCTGGCCAACACCGTGCTGCCCTTCGGCATGTCCAGGATGGTCACCGAGACCCTCGGCGATCCGAAAGCGCTTGAGGACAACGGCTTTTTCCGGGCCATCCGACCCGAGCTCGTCGCACCGCTGGTGGTGTATCTGGCCAGCAACAGCTGCGAGTTCAGCCACCAGAACTTCTCTGCGTGTGCCGGCCGGTTTGCCCGGGTGTTCGTCGGGCTGGGCGAGGGCTGGATGGCGCCGTCCGACAGCAACCCCACTGCCGACGACGTCGCCGCTCACCTATCGGAAGTGACTGCGACAGAACCGTTCACAGTCCCGGGGTCGATCTACGACGAGGTGTTCGGGGTCACCGAACGTCTCGGCGTCAACGCCTGA